From the Gemmatimonadota bacterium genome, one window contains:
- a CDS encoding ABC transporter permease produces the protein MAERWHVELTSAVVAALRALPREDRTRVAERIDHLAANGLPPGLQGELDETGAVALPAGDQILLCVEDPAERRILVVLLRTEQDAMRPTLRRMMRHTLPRWLTELTGGEGMTSILQDLKFATRSLRRNPGFSFAAVLTLALGIGATAAIFSVANGVLFSPLPYADADEVVTIWSSWDNFPDKTWVSTQEYTYWYQQNRTLEDVALYQTGSVSFTSAENPERVGSATVTWNTFSVLGVEPVTGRVHRPLAGQDSIPNVLIGHDLWQRRFGGDPTIVGRSVEMDGMMFPIVGVLPEGFMLPIDYGSASVSEVFFPMYVDVETPLALQEGGNHGSFVVARLREGQTVETARADLVGLVDQLRAEGVFSVEKNFQPRVYGVKEDIVGAAGNTILVLLGAVAFLLLIACANVANLLLSRSEARTREVAVRTALGAGRARILRQLLTESAVLAAAGGALGLVFAVLGVDALLAIDPTAVPRSDAVSLDATVVLFTIGLSAFTALLFGVVPAVRVSRSGIGAALHEGGRGGRRGVSSNRMQGLLVAAQMAMAVILLTGSGLMMKTFVSLLSVDPGFRAENVLTLRISAPAGAYPDAPAVVGFYDELLRRIRELPGVENAGAVRILPLATTMGDGGFSPVGYVPQPNEWTQADWQFATPGYLETMGIPLIEGRTLEIGDNSDGQAVVVINQTLANRYWPNGSPLGAEVRAMGGDTAIVVGVVGDVAHNGITGEVNERFYRPQAQAQVSFVGTIRGMTLTIATRGDPKALIGPVRREIRSADPTLPVSNIRTFDEVLSSAVAQPRFAMMLLSAFGSLAIILATIGIYGVLAYSVSQRTQEIGVRMALGAESGQVIALLVRQGMIMALAGVAVGTGVAWFVTDLMSGMLYGVEPQDLQTFISVPALFAAVALLACWIPAGRAARVGPSSALRYE, from the coding sequence ATGGCGGAGCGCTGGCACGTCGAGCTCACGAGTGCGGTGGTCGCCGCCCTGCGAGCTCTCCCCCGCGAAGACCGAACGAGGGTCGCGGAGCGCATCGACCACCTCGCCGCAAACGGGCTGCCACCGGGTCTGCAAGGCGAGCTCGACGAAACCGGCGCAGTCGCGCTTCCAGCGGGCGATCAGATCCTGCTATGCGTAGAAGATCCCGCAGAGCGTCGTATCCTCGTCGTGCTTCTCCGCACGGAGCAAGACGCGATGCGACCGACGCTGCGTCGAATGATGCGCCATACGCTGCCGCGGTGGCTGACCGAATTGACGGGAGGGGAAGGGATGACTTCGATACTGCAGGATCTCAAGTTCGCCACGCGTTCGCTGCGCAGAAACCCGGGCTTTTCGTTTGCGGCGGTGCTTACGCTCGCGCTCGGCATCGGCGCCACCGCCGCGATCTTCAGCGTGGCGAACGGGGTGCTGTTCAGCCCGCTGCCGTACGCGGACGCCGACGAGGTCGTCACGATTTGGTCGTCGTGGGACAATTTCCCGGACAAAACCTGGGTCTCCACGCAGGAGTATACGTACTGGTATCAGCAGAACCGGACGCTCGAAGACGTGGCGCTGTACCAGACCGGCTCGGTGAGCTTCACATCGGCCGAGAATCCCGAGCGGGTTGGGTCCGCAACGGTGACGTGGAACACGTTCTCGGTGCTGGGCGTGGAGCCGGTCACGGGCCGTGTGCATCGCCCGCTCGCCGGCCAGGATTCGATTCCCAACGTCCTCATCGGCCACGATCTGTGGCAACGCAGATTCGGTGGCGACCCGACGATCGTCGGTCGGAGCGTCGAGATGGACGGGATGATGTTCCCTATCGTCGGCGTCCTACCGGAAGGATTCATGCTGCCGATCGACTACGGCTCGGCGAGTGTCTCAGAGGTCTTCTTCCCGATGTACGTGGACGTGGAGACACCGCTCGCGCTCCAGGAGGGCGGTAACCACGGCAGCTTCGTAGTCGCGAGGCTGAGGGAAGGGCAGACGGTAGAGACAGCGCGGGCTGACCTGGTCGGTCTCGTCGACCAACTCAGGGCCGAGGGCGTCTTCAGCGTCGAAAAGAACTTCCAGCCGCGCGTCTACGGTGTGAAAGAGGACATCGTCGGCGCCGCCGGCAATACGATCCTCGTGCTGTTGGGCGCAGTCGCTTTCCTGCTGCTCATCGCGTGCGCCAACGTCGCCAACTTGCTGCTGTCGCGCAGCGAGGCTCGGACGCGCGAGGTCGCCGTGCGCACCGCGCTCGGCGCGGGACGGGCGAGGATTCTCCGTCAACTGCTCACCGAGAGCGCCGTGCTCGCCGCTGCCGGCGGCGCCCTTGGACTCGTATTCGCGGTGCTCGGGGTAGACGCGCTACTCGCGATCGACCCGACCGCCGTGCCCCGCTCGGACGCGGTGTCCCTCGACGCGACCGTCGTGCTCTTCACGATCGGCCTCTCGGCGTTCACGGCGCTGCTCTTCGGCGTGGTGCCCGCCGTACGCGTGAGTCGCAGTGGCATCGGCGCGGCACTGCACGAGGGTGGACGCGGCGGGCGCAGGGGCGTGAGCTCAAACCGTATGCAGGGGCTACTCGTTGCGGCCCAGATGGCGATGGCGGTGATCCTACTGACGGGATCCGGCCTCATGATGAAGACCTTCGTCTCGTTGCTCAGCGTCGACCCTGGCTTCCGTGCCGAGAACGTGCTCACGCTACGCATCTCAGCGCCGGCGGGCGCCTACCCGGACGCGCCTGCCGTAGTCGGCTTTTACGACGAGCTCCTGCGCCGGATCCGCGAGCTACCAGGCGTTGAGAACGCGGGCGCCGTCAGGATTCTGCCGTTGGCGACCACCATGGGGGACGGAGGTTTCTCACCGGTAGGCTACGTCCCCCAGCCCAACGAGTGGACGCAGGCGGACTGGCAGTTCGCCACACCTGGGTACCTTGAGACGATGGGTATCCCGCTCATCGAGGGACGCACGCTCGAGATCGGTGACAACTCGGATGGTCAGGCGGTCGTGGTCATCAACCAGACGCTGGCGAATCGGTACTGGCCCAATGGAAGTCCGCTCGGCGCGGAAGTCCGCGCGATGGGTGGCGACACCGCGATCGTTGTCGGCGTCGTCGGCGACGTGGCCCACAACGGCATCACCGGAGAGGTGAACGAGCGGTTCTATCGGCCACAGGCCCAGGCCCAGGTCTCCTTCGTCGGAACGATCCGGGGCATGACGCTCACGATCGCCACGCGCGGAGACCCCAAGGCGCTCATCGGTCCCGTGCGCCGTGAGATTCGGTCGGCCGATCCGACTCTTCCGGTCTCCAACATCCGGACATTCGATGAGGTGCTGTCCTCGGCGGTCGCCCAACCTCGCTTCGCCATGATGCTGCTCAGCGCCTTCGGCTCGCTTGCGATCATCCTTGCGACCATCGGCATCTACGGCGTGCTCGCGTACTCGGTGAGCCAACGCACACAGGAGATCGGCGTGCGCATGGCGCTCGGGGCCGAATCGGGACAGGTCATTGCATTGCTCGTGCGTCAGGGCATGATCATGGCGCTCGCCGGGGTCGCCGTTGGTACGGGCGTCGCCTGGTTCGTCACGGATCTGATGAGCGGCATGCTCTACGGAGTGGAACCCCAGGATCTACAGACGTTCATATCCGTTCCGGCGCTCTTCGCGGCCGTGGCGTTGCTGGCCTGCTGGATCCCGGCGGGGCGGGCGGCGCGCGTGGGCCCATCGAGCGCATTGCGATACGAGTAG
- a CDS encoding type II toxin-antitoxin system prevent-host-death family antitoxin, with protein MRPRAALAPQLLNRAAYGKERFVVTRHGKGLVAIVPLEEVTLLDRLRELLSKRDLEAALAAMNESGTRSWDEVRRDLDL; from the coding sequence CTGCGACCTCGAGCGGCTCTAGCTCCTCAGCTCCTCAACCGCGCGGCATACGGCAAGGAACGGTTCGTCGTGACACGCCACGGGAAGGGGCTGGTCGCCATCGTTCCGCTCGAGGAGGTCACGCTCCTAGATCGGCTACGCGAGCTGCTGTCAAAGAGGGACCTCGAGGCCGCGCTCGCCGCCATGAACGAGTCCGGCACGCGCTCGTGGGACGAGGTCCGCAGAGACCTGGACCTCTAA
- a CDS encoding thioredoxin domain-containing protein, translating into MRLLFVRTVAVAAALTVGACASEGSDAPDTSATAAGLLSGAPRGSSSPMGNADLPSGSSQTIDVATLGYNRGDPESPVRVLELSDYGCGYCRQFHIETFPTLLSEFIESGMVEWKFMPFITGMFENSLAATEAAECALLQSPEVFDQLNKRLWTDQAAWKRSGEPEAVVRAMAGDAGADLGELDACLADDRQMDRIAAATSFAKQAGVRGTPTFFIFGYPPLQGALPTEAFREILTAVHTEATQGGAS; encoded by the coding sequence ATGAGGCTGTTGTTCGTTCGGACGGTTGCCGTCGCGGCCGCGCTCACGGTCGGCGCGTGCGCTTCCGAGGGCTCGGACGCCCCCGACACGAGCGCGACGGCGGCGGGTCTTCTCAGCGGTGCGCCGAGGGGCTCCTCGAGTCCGATGGGAAACGCCGACCTTCCTTCGGGCTCGAGCCAGACCATCGACGTCGCGACACTCGGCTACAACCGTGGAGACCCGGAGTCGCCCGTCCGCGTGCTGGAGCTGTCCGACTACGGCTGCGGCTACTGCCGCCAGTTCCATATCGAGACTTTCCCCACGCTGCTCTCGGAGTTCATCGAGTCAGGCATGGTAGAGTGGAAATTCATGCCCTTTATCACAGGCATGTTCGAGAACTCTCTGGCGGCAACCGAGGCCGCCGAGTGCGCACTCCTTCAAAGCCCCGAAGTGTTCGACCAGCTCAATAAGCGCCTCTGGACGGATCAGGCGGCCTGGAAACGCAGCGGTGAACCCGAGGCCGTGGTGCGGGCCATGGCCGGCGACGCCGGCGCCGATCTCGGTGAGCTCGACGCTTGCCTGGCCGACGACCGCCAAATGGATCGCATCGCGGCGGCGACGAGCTTCGCTAAGCAGGCCGGCGTTCGTGGAACGCCCACATTCTTCATCTTCGGCTATCCGCCACTCCAGGGAGCGCTGCCTACCGAAGCCTTCCGCGAGATCCTGACCGCCGTGCACACCGAGGCCACTCAGGGAGGCGCTAGCTGA
- a CDS encoding sulfite exporter TauE/SafE family protein, whose translation MSLEVQISLPLAFVAGLASFLSPCILPVVPSYLAFISGLTLEDLRESSAAQARRAALINSVLFVLGFSAVFMTMGWVATSFGQAVTRTLPWLNRAGGIVMIVFGLYMVGALRIPALARERRVHLSSRPAGPLGSLVVGVAFGAGWTPCIGPILASILLYASLEATMAHGSVLLATYALGLGIPFVVASVAFNWFLAGTERLKRWMVPLGRVAGTLLVAIGLLMVTGRFATMTAFLAGLGQLINLEMP comes from the coding sequence ATGTCCCTCGAGGTCCAGATATCGCTGCCGCTCGCATTCGTCGCGGGCCTCGCTTCGTTCTTGTCTCCGTGCATCTTGCCGGTAGTGCCGAGCTACCTGGCGTTCATCTCCGGGCTGACCCTCGAGGACCTTCGCGAGAGCTCGGCCGCGCAGGCGCGCAGGGCGGCGCTGATCAATTCGGTGCTCTTCGTCCTGGGCTTCTCGGCGGTCTTCATGACCATGGGGTGGGTGGCCACGTCGTTCGGTCAGGCGGTGACCCGCACGCTTCCGTGGCTCAACCGCGCCGGAGGGATCGTGATGATCGTCTTCGGGCTCTATATGGTGGGAGCACTGCGTATTCCGGCACTCGCCCGCGAACGGCGTGTACATCTCTCGTCGCGACCGGCCGGGCCCTTGGGCTCACTCGTGGTGGGAGTCGCGTTCGGCGCCGGGTGGACGCCCTGCATCGGGCCGATTCTCGCTTCGATTCTGCTCTACGCGAGTCTCGAAGCCACGATGGCACACGGGTCGGTGCTGCTCGCGACCTATGCTCTGGGGCTCGGGATCCCTTTCGTGGTCGCGTCGGTGGCGTTCAACTGGTTCCTGGCAGGGACGGAGCGTCTGAAACGGTGGATGGTGCCGCTCGGGCGCGTGGCCGGAACTCTGCTCGTCGCGATCGGTCTTCTGATGGTTACAGGTCGGTTCGCGACCATGACGGCGTTTCTGGCCGGGTTGGGCCAGCTCATCAATCTGGAGATGCCATGA
- a CDS encoding HD domain-containing protein produces the protein MAVPNRRNAKLRKVMELVNADDDLYGLWIAANVNAVERLGMTDHGPVHVKIVMNIAVRMLRLLVDAGVEPGIVRNYEMKATDAEVVVALAALLHDVGMSIHRADHEAFSLFVAQDKLARLLPEIYDVRHATIVRAEILHAIISHRSGGTPLTLEAGIVRTADALDMAKGRSRIPFASGSLSIHSVSAAAVESVKIERGGDKPIRVTVELSNSAGLFQLDQLLRNKLNGSGLEEYLEIQATVGETEKRLLTDFSL, from the coding sequence ATGGCGGTGCCCAACCGCCGAAACGCCAAGCTCCGCAAGGTGATGGAGCTCGTGAACGCGGACGACGACCTCTATGGACTCTGGATTGCGGCCAACGTGAACGCGGTCGAGAGGCTGGGCATGACGGACCACGGTCCGGTGCACGTGAAGATCGTCATGAACATTGCGGTGCGGATGTTGCGCCTGCTCGTGGACGCGGGTGTCGAGCCGGGAATCGTCCGCAACTACGAGATGAAAGCGACCGACGCTGAAGTCGTCGTTGCGCTCGCTGCGCTATTGCACGACGTCGGCATGTCGATCCACCGCGCGGACCACGAAGCGTTCAGCCTCTTCGTCGCGCAGGACAAGCTCGCGCGGCTCTTGCCGGAGATCTACGACGTGCGCCACGCGACGATCGTCCGAGCGGAGATCCTCCACGCGATCATCTCTCACCGGTCGGGCGGCACGCCGCTGACGCTCGAAGCGGGCATAGTTCGCACCGCGGACGCGCTCGACATGGCAAAGGGGCGCTCGCGGATTCCCTTCGCGTCCGGCTCTCTTTCGATCCACTCGGTGTCGGCCGCCGCTGTGGAGAGCGTGAAGATCGAACGCGGAGGCGACAAGCCGATCCGCGTGACGGTGGAGCTCTCGAACTCGGCGGGCCTCTTCCAGTTGGACCAACTTCTCCGCAACAAGCTCAATGGTAGCGGGCTGGAGGAGTACTTGGAGATCCAGGCCACGGTGGGCGAAACGGAGAAGCGGTTGCTCACGGACTTCAGCCTCTGA
- a CDS encoding alpha/beta hydrolase, which produces MYIPVSHGRLEALVKAPAGPARGAAVVCHPHPIHGGTMHTKAVYRAAQAFNDAGLVALRFNFRGVGASTGSYDEGIGERNDLEAALDWLEAEYPELPLFAGGFSFGSVVGLSVGADDERVVALFGLGLPVDMDLYDYSFLAETDKPILVVQGENDEFGPGDRVSKLLAALGTHITLVRIPGADHYFTDRLDELRATVRGYYESGPGSQFLAIV; this is translated from the coding sequence ATGTACATCCCAGTTTCACACGGTCGACTCGAAGCGCTGGTGAAAGCGCCGGCGGGTCCCGCCCGCGGTGCGGCGGTCGTATGTCACCCGCATCCGATTCACGGCGGCACGATGCATACCAAGGCCGTGTACCGGGCCGCCCAGGCGTTCAACGACGCGGGGCTCGTGGCGCTGCGGTTCAACTTCCGTGGCGTGGGCGCGAGCACGGGGAGCTACGATGAAGGGATCGGAGAGCGAAACGACCTCGAGGCGGCGCTCGACTGGCTCGAGGCGGAGTACCCCGAGCTGCCGCTATTCGCGGGCGGCTTTTCCTTCGGATCAGTGGTCGGACTCTCCGTCGGAGCGGACGACGAGCGCGTGGTCGCGCTTTTTGGCCTCGGCCTGCCGGTCGACATGGATCTCTACGACTACTCCTTCCTAGCAGAGACCGATAAGCCGATCCTCGTCGTGCAGGGCGAGAACGACGAGTTCGGTCCCGGGGATAGGGTCTCGAAGCTGCTCGCTGCGTTGGGCACGCACATCACGCTGGTGCGCATACCGGGAGCGGACCATTACTTCACGGATCGTCTGGACGAGCTCCGTGCCACCGTTCGCGGTTACTACGAATCGGGCCCGGGCTCCCAATTTCTTGCGATCGTCTAG
- a CDS encoding cob(I)yrinic acid a,c-diamide adenosyltransferase — protein MKIYTKTGDGGETSLFGAGRVSKADARIEACGSVDELNATLGWAVAHVTDAGIGQRLGAIQHDLFALGAELASPPPTDGRRRPDTPSLPVARISEMESWMDEADGELPELRAFVLPGGTRGAAALHLSRTVCRRAERSVVRLAEAEPLNEELVRYLNRLSDLLFTFARLENHRSNTPDVEWKVEWKKEHDEA, from the coding sequence GTGAAGATCTACACGAAGACCGGCGACGGGGGTGAGACGTCTCTCTTCGGAGCGGGTCGCGTCTCCAAAGCGGATGCGCGCATCGAGGCGTGCGGCTCGGTCGACGAACTGAATGCGACGCTCGGGTGGGCTGTGGCTCATGTGACAGACGCCGGAATCGGGCAACGACTCGGGGCGATACAACACGATCTCTTTGCACTCGGGGCCGAACTGGCGTCGCCGCCGCCGACTGACGGGCGCCGGCGCCCGGACACGCCGAGCCTCCCGGTCGCTCGTATATCGGAGATGGAATCGTGGATGGACGAGGCGGACGGCGAGCTGCCCGAGCTTCGGGCGTTCGTGCTTCCTGGTGGCACGCGGGGCGCGGCCGCCTTGCATCTGAGTCGCACGGTGTGCCGCCGCGCCGAGCGCTCGGTGGTACGGCTCGCCGAAGCCGAGCCGCTGAACGAAGAGTTGGTCAGGTACCTGAATCGCCTCTCCGATCTGCTCTTTACGTTCGCACGTCTCGAGAATCATCGATCGAACACGCCGGACGTCGAATGGAAGGTCGAATGGAAGAAGGAGCACGACGAGGCATGA
- a CDS encoding alpha/beta fold hydrolase, with amino-acid sequence MIHVPFTRDPRPGETIRGEVRIPEGPPPTSAVVVVHGFKGFKDWGFFPHLCRQLAAAGHAVVSFNFTRNGIGSDPLEFTELDSFGTNTFSIELDEVRLILDEVFDGNLLPRAPRKVGLLGHSRGGGQAILAAAEEPRVDALVTWAAVSHFDRWSDETKEEWRELGRLWAMNTRTGQRMPLDVSLLEDYETNSARLDIPSAAGRIASPWLILHGLEDETVPPDEARALAKEAAHARMVLVNDAGHTFQARHPFESSPPELDEAVRRTIQHFERHLIPKDT; translated from the coding sequence ATGATCCACGTCCCGTTCACTCGCGATCCGCGCCCAGGAGAGACGATCCGTGGGGAAGTCCGTATTCCCGAGGGGCCGCCACCGACATCCGCCGTCGTCGTCGTGCACGGCTTCAAGGGCTTCAAGGACTGGGGCTTCTTCCCCCACCTATGCCGGCAGCTCGCCGCGGCTGGACACGCTGTGGTCTCGTTCAACTTCACTCGGAACGGCATCGGCTCAGACCCTCTGGAGTTCACGGAGCTCGACAGCTTCGGCACCAACACCTTCAGCATCGAGTTGGACGAGGTGCGTCTGATCCTCGACGAGGTCTTCGACGGAAATCTGCTGCCCCGCGCACCGAGGAAGGTGGGATTGCTCGGTCACAGCCGGGGCGGAGGACAGGCGATTCTGGCGGCTGCGGAGGAGCCTCGAGTCGACGCGCTCGTCACCTGGGCGGCCGTCTCCCACTTCGACCGTTGGTCGGACGAGACCAAGGAGGAGTGGCGGGAGCTTGGTCGGCTCTGGGCCATGAACACGCGCACCGGTCAGCGGATGCCGCTGGACGTGTCGTTGCTCGAGGACTACGAGACGAACAGCGCGCGCCTGGATATCCCATCGGCAGCGGGCCGCATCGCGTCGCCATGGCTGATTCTCCACGGACTCGAAGACGAGACGGTGCCGCCGGACGAGGCAAGAGCTCTGGCCAAAGAGGCCGCGCACGCACGTATGGTGCTCGTCAACGACGCAGGTCATACGTTTCAGGCCCGGCATCCCTTCGAATCGTCGCCGCCCGAGCTCGACGAAGCGGTGCGACGCACCATCCAGCACTTCGAGCGCCACCTGATTCCGAAGGACACCTGA
- a CDS encoding ferredoxin family protein → MTYIITEPCLETKDASCVEVCPVDCIYESEDQYYIHPDECIDCGACEPECPVQAIFPDTDVPAEWKQYIDKNYTHFDCAVPAHE, encoded by the coding sequence ATGACCTACATCATCACCGAGCCTTGCCTCGAGACCAAAGACGCCAGCTGCGTCGAGGTGTGTCCGGTCGATTGCATCTATGAGTCCGAGGATCAGTACTACATACATCCCGACGAGTGCATCGATTGCGGTGCCTGTGAACCGGAGTGTCCCGTTCAGGCGATTTTCCCGGATACCGACGTGCCCGCCGAATGGAAACAGTACATCGACAAGAACTACACGCACTTCGACTGCGCCGTACCGGCCCACGAATAA
- a CDS encoding M20/M25/M40 family metallo-hydrolase produces MHDPLSVEILERARRGDPVALCRAMVTTDSVNPVLAPGGRGERALAELVAGWLDAWGLNPEMIEVAPGRFNVVGKLEGEGPTLLLNGHLDTVGVEGMTIPPFAATLEGDRLLGRGSCDMKGGDAAILAAAARLAEGGPRPRLVVAFTADEEHASLGMAHLVESGIHADLAVVCEPTSLAVMPAHKGFVWLRALFRGRAAHGSRPEIGIDAIRHAGLYLAALDGYSEELRTRPAHALLEYGSFHAGTIEGGTAESVYPESCVLSLERRTMPGEEPEAVVLEFQAVLDALLERHTDMDASLEMTLARPGTEVPESSELVQGLVAAARARGVESGVEGMSAWVDAAFLNEARVPTVCFGPGDIAQAHTEDEWIDVREIRTCAEVLETFARGLAV; encoded by the coding sequence ATGCACGATCCCTTGAGCGTCGAGATACTCGAACGAGCCCGTCGCGGAGACCCGGTCGCGCTCTGCCGAGCGATGGTCACGACGGACTCGGTGAACCCGGTTTTGGCGCCCGGGGGGAGGGGTGAACGCGCCCTGGCCGAGCTGGTTGCAGGGTGGCTCGATGCGTGGGGTCTCAACCCAGAGATGATCGAAGTCGCACCGGGCCGTTTCAATGTCGTGGGAAAGCTAGAGGGGGAGGGGCCGACCCTGTTGCTGAACGGCCACCTGGACACCGTTGGGGTGGAGGGCATGACCATCCCTCCGTTTGCGGCGACGCTGGAGGGTGACCGACTGTTGGGCCGGGGCTCGTGCGACATGAAGGGTGGCGACGCCGCGATTCTCGCCGCGGCTGCCCGGCTCGCGGAAGGGGGGCCCAGACCGCGTCTCGTCGTCGCGTTCACGGCGGATGAGGAGCACGCCAGTCTGGGGATGGCTCACCTGGTGGAGTCAGGCATCCATGCCGATCTCGCGGTGGTCTGTGAACCGACGAGTCTAGCGGTAATGCCTGCGCACAAAGGGTTCGTGTGGCTCCGGGCGCTGTTCAGGGGTCGCGCGGCACACGGATCACGACCGGAAATCGGGATCGATGCCATCCGACACGCGGGACTCTACCTCGCCGCGCTCGACGGATACTCGGAGGAGCTGCGTACCCGCCCGGCTCATGCGCTGCTCGAGTATGGATCGTTCCACGCGGGCACGATCGAAGGCGGCACGGCCGAATCGGTGTATCCGGAGTCGTGCGTGCTGTCGCTCGAGCGGCGGACCATGCCCGGGGAGGAACCGGAGGCGGTGGTACTCGAGTTTCAGGCCGTGCTCGACGCCCTGCTCGAGCGTCACACCGACATGGATGCGTCTCTCGAGATGACGCTCGCACGTCCGGGCACGGAGGTGCCCGAGTCCTCCGAGCTGGTTCAGGGGTTGGTAGCCGCGGCCCGGGCACGAGGTGTGGAGTCCGGAGTTGAGGGCATGAGCGCATGGGTCGACGCTGCGTTTCTCAACGAGGCGAGGGTTCCGACGGTCTGTTTTGGTCCTGGCGATATCGCTCAGGCACACACCGAGGACGAGTGGATCGACGTCCGCGAGATCCGCACCTGCGCGGAGGTGCTGGAGACTTTCGCGCGGGGACTGGCCGTCTGA
- a CDS encoding DUF1707 and DUF2154 domain-containing protein — protein MANESNPGLEPVANTREVTIDTLCEHFANDIMSVEEFERRVDAAHAATSVDALKKLLHDLPGGGLPAVVEPQTTPTPAPSPQYTVTSAGQVKEKGFIVAILGGSARKGRWRPARKNYSIAVMGGSELDFRDALMGPGLTELRVFTVCGGVEVIVPPGLNVESHGIAIMGGFEHIADEYHDPDPHAPTLRITGVAVMGGVEVTVRHPGETARDARRRRKLERKERRRLMKGG, from the coding sequence ATGGCAAACGAGAGCAACCCGGGCCTGGAGCCCGTTGCCAATACGCGCGAAGTGACGATCGACACGTTGTGTGAGCACTTCGCCAACGACATCATGAGCGTCGAGGAGTTCGAGCGTCGCGTGGACGCGGCGCATGCCGCTACATCCGTCGACGCCCTCAAGAAACTGCTCCACGATCTACCCGGCGGTGGCCTCCCCGCCGTCGTTGAGCCTCAGACGACTCCAACGCCCGCGCCGAGCCCCCAGTACACTGTCACGTCGGCTGGGCAGGTGAAAGAGAAAGGCTTCATCGTCGCCATTTTGGGCGGCAGCGCCCGTAAGGGTCGCTGGAGGCCGGCAAGGAAGAACTACTCCATCGCCGTGATGGGCGGGTCCGAGCTCGACTTTCGCGACGCGCTGATGGGTCCGGGGCTTACCGAGCTGCGAGTCTTCACGGTCTGCGGCGGCGTCGAAGTCATCGTCCCTCCCGGGCTCAACGTCGAGAGCCACGGCATCGCCATCATGGGCGGATTCGAACACATAGCTGATGAGTATCACGATCCGGACCCGCACGCTCCCACGCTCAGGATCACGGGCGTCGCCGTCATGGGTGGCGTGGAAGTCACGGTTCGCCATCCCGGTGAGACCGCCCGTGACGCCCGCAGGCGTCGCAAGTTGGAGCGAAAGGAGCGTCGTCGGCTGATGAAGGGTGGCTGA
- the rocF gene encoding arginase has product MAESSRDVALVTVSIDLGAGRRGVDMGPSALRIAGITETIESLGYTVSEIGTVTAGGFETTDQGETRTRFLEEIVEVARRVGAMVSEGMAEGCLPLILGGDHSLSVGSVGAVAQHFRARGESIGLIWVDAHADMNRPETTPSGNVHGMSLAVLLGHGHARLVELFGATPGVRAENVSVLGARELDAGETALISELGVRVFTMSEIDERGVAVCMEEALKRACDGTSGFHLSFDLDVLDPRVAPGVGTPVQGGLTYREGHLVCEKAARSGRLLSLEIVELNPVLDDRNHTAHLAVGLVASALGKSILGTPWTLHAATYDQ; this is encoded by the coding sequence GTGGCTGAGAGCTCGCGAGACGTCGCACTCGTAACTGTTTCGATCGACCTCGGCGCAGGTCGTCGAGGCGTCGACATGGGCCCCTCGGCCCTCCGGATCGCAGGCATCACCGAGACCATCGAATCGCTCGGCTACACCGTGAGCGAGATCGGCACCGTGACCGCGGGTGGATTCGAGACCACGGATCAAGGCGAGACGAGGACGCGATTCCTCGAGGAGATCGTCGAGGTGGCGCGCCGGGTGGGCGCGATGGTCAGCGAGGGGATGGCCGAGGGCTGCCTTCCCCTCATTTTAGGGGGCGACCACTCCCTCTCCGTCGGCTCCGTCGGCGCTGTCGCGCAACACTTTCGAGCACGCGGCGAGTCGATCGGCCTGATATGGGTCGATGCTCACGCGGACATGAACCGTCCCGAGACCACGCCGAGCGGTAACGTCCATGGCATGAGCCTGGCAGTGCTGCTGGGTCACGGTCATGCAAGGCTGGTCGAGCTCTTCGGCGCCACACCCGGGGTTCGCGCTGAGAACGTGAGCGTCCTGGGCGCGCGCGAGCTCGATGCCGGCGAGACCGCACTGATCTCCGAATTGGGCGTACGCGTTTTCACCATGTCGGAGATCGACGAACGAGGGGTGGCGGTGTGCATGGAAGAGGCGCTGAAACGCGCGTGCGACGGCACGAGTGGCTTTCACCTCTCGTTCGATCTCGACGTGCTCGACCCCCGGGTCGCTCCGGGTGTCGGCACACCGGTGCAGGGCGGTCTGACCTACCGGGAGGGGCACCTCGTGTGCGAAAAGGCCGCGCGGTCGGGCAGGCTGCTCAGCCTCGAAATCGTGGAACTGAACCCGGTCTTGGACGACAGGAACCACACGGCGCACCTCGCTGTGGGTCTTGTGGCGTCCGCGTTGGGCAAGTCGATTCTAGGAACTCCATGGACCCTCCACGCAGCGACCTATGACCAGTGA